One genomic region from Rosa rugosa chromosome 1, drRosRugo1.1, whole genome shotgun sequence encodes:
- the LOC133739642 gene encoding coatomer subunit beta'-1-like: MALSLTIEKEFAQTSERVKSVDLHPTEPWMLASLYSGTICIWNYQSQTLEKSIKVTESPVRSVKFVARKHWIITGADDKFIRVYNYNTLEKIKEYEAHTDFIRSVTVHPTLPYLLSCSDDKVIKLWDWEKDWECSQVFEGHSHYVMQVAFNPKDTNSFASASLDGTIKTWNIGSSAPNFTLQGHSKGVNCVDYFIHSDKTYLLSGSDDFTAKVWDYETTSCVQTLEGHENNVTTVSVHPELPIIITTSEDGTVHIWNATTFSLEHKLNYGLERVWAIGHMKGSCKVAFGFDNGTTIVKMNASA, encoded by the exons GCTCTTTCACTAACTATTGAG aaaGAATTTGCTCAAACCTCAGAAAGAGTGAAGTCTGTGGATCTGCATCCAACTGAGCCATG GATGCTAGCAAGTTTGTATTCAGGAACTATTTGTATCTGGAACTACCAGTCACAG ACCCTGGAGAAGTCCATCAAAGTCACTGAGTCACCAG TCAGATCAGTAAAGTTTGTAGCTCGCAAACACTGGATTATAACTGGGGCTGATGACAAGTTCATTCGGGTATACAACTACAATACTTTGGAAAAGATCAAAGAGTATGAAGCACATACTGACTTTATCAGGAGTGTCACTGTCCATCCAACTCTACCATATCTGCTGTCATGTTCTGATGACAAGGTTATAAAGCTTTGGGACTGGGAGAAGGACTGGGAATGCAGTCAGGTCTTTGAGGGGCATTCCCACTATGTGATGCAAGTGGCTTTCAATCCGAAAGACACCAATAGTTTTGCTAGTGCCTCTCTCGATGGAACCATTAAG ACATGGAACATTGGCTCTTCTGCCCCGAATTTTACATTACAAGGCCACTCAAAAGGAGTGAATTGTGTTGATTATTTCATTCACAGCGATAAGACTTACCTGTTAAGTGGTTCTGATGACTTCACTGCCAAG GTATGGGACTATGAAACTACAAGTTGTGTGCAAACTCTAGAAGGTCATGAGAACAATGTAACAACTGTGAGTGTACATCCTGAGCTTCCCATAATAATTACAACTTCTGAGGATGGGACTGTTCATATATGGAATGCAACCACATTTAG TCTGGAGCACAAACTGAACTATGGTCTTGAAAGAGTTTGGGCCATTGGACACATGAAAGGATCATGCAA GGTTGCATTTGGTTTTGACAATGGAACCACTATAGTCAAAATGAATGCTTCTGCTTGA